The window GAAGAAATTCCTCGAAAGTCTCGAACCCGGGGAAGAGCAATATTGATAAGCTTGGACAGGAAATCATACATTCTCTCGCGACGGAGAGTTACACACGCTCCGATAGGCATTCCTTCACGCAATTTGAAGGTCGCTATAGATTTCCTGGCTTTTGTGACAACTGCTTTTTGGCCAGCGATCAAGGTCAACTCGCTTGCTGCCTTCTCTACAATCTTCGGGTTCTGTACAGCTTCACCTAGTCCCATGTTAAGAACTATCTTCTCAACTTTGGGTATCTCAAACATGTTTGAATAGCCGAACTTTTCCTTGAGCTGTGGTATACACTCACTCACATACAGTTCTTTCATTGTCCCCATATCTTTTTCTCCGTTCCGTAATCAGCAGCAGATTACTTACTTCTTGGATTTTTCCAGGGTAGCACCACAGCTCTTGCACATCCGAACCTTCACTCCGTCTTCCAGTATCTTCTTACCGATTCGCACTGCTTTTGCACATTCAGGGCAGACAAACATCAGATTTGAAATGTGGATTGAAGCTTCACGCTCAATAATCTCGCCAGGTTGTTGTGCATCAACGGGCTTTTGATGCTTCTTGATCATATTGATGCGTTCAACAACCGCTCGATTAGCTGCTCTGTCAATTTTCAGTACTTTACCAACCCGCCCCTTATCTTTACCGGTAATTACCTCTACCTGGTCATTTATCAGTAAACTTGTCTGTCCCTGCCGCATCTTCCTACCTCGTGTCGTAACCTGCATCAGTAAGCTTGTCTCTACAGTACTTCCGGTGCAAGAGATATAATCTTCATAAATCCAAGTGACCGCAATTCACGGGCAACCGGGCCGAAAATACGCGTTCCAATCGGATCACCGCTTCCTGAAAGCAGTACTGCTGCATTATCATCAAAGCGAACGGTGGTATCCTCTGGACGACTGATCGCCTTGGATGTCCGCACAACTACTGCATCAAGCACATCACCCTTCTTGACCTTGGCATGCGGTATGGCTTCCTTTACTGTTACTACTATGACATCGCCGATACTCGCATAGCGACGCTTACTCCCGCCAAGCACTCGAATACAGAGAACCTTCTTGGCTCCAGAGTTGTCTGCGACATTCAGCAGTGTTTCTGTCTGAATCATGGTATCACCTGATTAAATCGTTCCGGTCAAAAGTGGTCTGTCAAATCAGACTGCACGTTGGACTACTTTTTTAACGAACCAACGCTTATTCTTTGAAAGCGGACGACATTCTTCTATAAGTACAGTATCTCCAACTTGACATTCATTAACTGCATCGTGGGCCATATATTTCACATGGCGGCGGATATATTTCCCGTACAGTTTATGACGGACTTTTCGTTCTACAAGAACGACGACCGTTTTATCCATGCTGTTACTTTTTACATAACCTAACTGTGTCTTTTTAGGCCTGTGCTCTTCAG is drawn from Candidatus Electrothrix aestuarii and contains these coding sequences:
- the rplE gene encoding 50S ribosomal protein L5 produces the protein MGTMKELYVSECIPQLKEKFGYSNMFEIPKVEKIVLNMGLGEAVQNPKIVEKAASELTLIAGQKAVVTKARKSIATFKLREGMPIGACVTLRRERMYDFLSKLINIALPRVRDFRGISSKGFDGNGNFSMGIKEHIIFPEVDYDKIDKIRGLNITFVTNAKSDEEGRTLLKMLGMPFKEHKTSTDQ
- the rpsQ gene encoding 30S ribosomal protein S17 codes for the protein MTEEHRPKKTQLGYVKSNSMDKTVVVLVERKVRHKLYGKYIRRHVKYMAHDAVNECQVGDTVLIEECRPLSKNKRWFVKKVVQRAV
- the rplX gene encoding 50S ribosomal protein L24, coding for MRQGQTSLLINDQVEVITGKDKGRVGKVLKIDRAANRAVVERINMIKKHQKPVDAQQPGEIIEREASIHISNLMFVCPECAKAVRIGKKILEDGVKVRMCKSCGATLEKSKK
- the rplN gene encoding 50S ribosomal protein L14; this translates as MIQTETLLNVADNSGAKKVLCIRVLGGSKRRYASIGDVIVVTVKEAIPHAKVKKGDVLDAVVVRTSKAISRPEDTTVRFDDNAAVLLSGSGDPIGTRIFGPVARELRSLGFMKIISLAPEVL